In the Streptomyces spororaveus genome, CCCGCTCGTTCGCCTCGCGCGCCGCCGCCGTGGCCACGGAGGGCCAGACGCGGTCGATCGCGGCGTTGACGGCGGCCCCGACCAGTACCGCGAAGGCCGAGATGCCGATCCACAGCAGGACGGCCACGGGCGCGGCCAGGGATCCGTAGATCGTCGGCCCCTCCACCGTGTTGGTGAGGTAGATCCGCAGCAGGAACGAGCCCAGCACCCACATGGCGAGGGCCACCAGCGCCCCGGGCACGTCCTCGATCCACGGCGAGCGCACGGGCACGGACACGTGGTAGAGCGTCGTGAGGAAGGCGATGGACAGCAGGGTCACGGTCGGCCAGTACAGGACCGCGATCACCTCGGTGCCCCAGGGCACCAGCCGGACGACCGCGTCCGGGCCCACCACCATCAGCGGCAGCACGATCGCGCCGATCAGCAGGGCGATGATGTAGAGCAGGAAGGCCAGCAGCCGGGTCTTGACGATGCCGCGCTGGCCGTCGAGGCCGTACATCACGGTGATGGTGTCGATGAAGACGTTGACGGCGCGCGATCCCGACCACAGGGCGAAGGCGAAACCGAGCGAGATCAGGTCGGGGCGGCCGCTGCGGGTGACGTCGTCGAGCAGGGGCCGCGCGATGTCGTTGACGCCCCGGTCGGACAGGACCGTGCCGACCGCCGCCAGGATGTTCTCCTCGATGCTTTCGACCGTACGGGTGTCCGTCCAGCCGTCCACGTAGCCGAGCAGACCCAGCAGGCCCAGGAAGAGCGGGGGCAGTGAGAGCAGCGTGAAGAACGCCGCCTCGGCCGCGAGCCCGAGGATCCGGTACTCGATGCACGAGTTGACGGTGTCCTTCAGCAGCAGCCAGCCCATCTTCCGCATCGAGACGTTGCGGTAGAGGGCGCGGGCCCGGTGGAGCCGTCCTGGGATCCGCTCGGGTGTTTCTTTTGCTGGCTGCACGTCCTTACGGTATCCGCATGGCAGCCACCACCCACACAGTCAGCAACCAGGCCCCGCCCCTGGTGGGGTACGACGTCTACGGCGGCGATCGGGCCCTCACCGAGGGCATCGAGCGTCACCTGGCCTCCGCGGATCCCGAACTCCTCGGCGAGGTAAGGGAGGAGCTCACCGACCTCGGGCGCGCGGCCGGTTCCGCGCAGGCCCAGGAATGGGGTGTGCAGTCGAACGAGAATCCGCCCAAGCTGCGGACGCACGACCGCTACGGGAACCGGATCGACGAGGTCGATTTCCACCCGGCCTGGCACCGGCTGCTCGGGCACGCCGTGACCTCGGGGCTCACCGACGCCTGGGGGCGTCCGGCCGGGCACCTGCGCCGGGCCGCCGGTTTCTTCGTCTGGTCGCAGGCCGAGGCGGGGCACGGCTGCCCGATCTCGATGACGCACGCCGCCGTG is a window encoding:
- a CDS encoding YihY/virulence factor BrkB family protein, with the translated sequence MQPAKETPERIPGRLHRARALYRNVSMRKMGWLLLKDTVNSCIEYRILGLAAEAAFFTLLSLPPLFLGLLGLLGYVDGWTDTRTVESIEENILAAVGTVLSDRGVNDIARPLLDDVTRSGRPDLISLGFAFALWSGSRAVNVFIDTITVMYGLDGQRGIVKTRLLAFLLYIIALLIGAIVLPLMVVGPDAVVRLVPWGTEVIAVLYWPTVTLLSIAFLTTLYHVSVPVRSPWIEDVPGALVALAMWVLGSFLLRIYLTNTVEGPTIYGSLAAPVAVLLWIGISAFAVLVGAAVNAAIDRVWPSVATAAAREANERVREAEAAQLIARAAAWRAMAEGESEDDEDDGMPSEFPERWSKFLPPEDYHSRLRKH